In a single window of the Drosophila miranda strain MSH22 chromosome XL, D.miranda_PacBio2.1, whole genome shotgun sequence genome:
- the LOC108151088 gene encoding uncharacterized protein LOC108151088 isoform X1 → MTDVVELLNSMSSTFNSDCATTTAEGGTLLNLDLAEDKTLKWRNLANNQFACKDKDKKQSRACEEVGSEEQAKHKSGPQEELLAKQKKGAEEDKKPSKATATSAAELVPTEDIEDNVKELLADVVDAAAVKLEEEEAATAVEVEAKAAAAATPEGLPNANEASAGADAPAKEEEIKVSGTAEIEAETETEAADKQEEEERPAEAASAAEGDDDERNAEVKCIGNEAGGEEAATAEQEPPANGSDDNAAATTEAATSSGLADISPFTVKVEREPGNMAAEGIKTETVRENDQPLPVRRAGAAPKQKQLEETAVAAASSSQAKTSLTAAATASSATPLVVNSASLSVDVDCCADATESNLMNTATAGSNRSSDQAEATVETPAAAASADKNEEASPGCTRRSRRTPRPSDSHIPICIPSNRSSTPTPSPASANEPQAAAEIAPPTDTETEPEVAQDVQESPTLEESSEVGNAKKASEKPPQPEDASSGVTSARSPPAPKRGRGRAKKIKLDAESDAAPSSETPPLIDEPVIERKPGRKRRLPEEQQDQSHGELVVVKTEHEEALETAAPNADLKRMRRSVRLGNRHPADGPVWEEVKTEALPSMSDLLLPELVGISGAAAVLDEKTPPKKRGRKAKIPPVAKTEAHTSASVSGSGNSSMSLPVINGNKRTLASTHGGGMGMAPAEVQLPKRSKRRIKPTPKILENDELRCEFETKHIERMTHWETAADGDAHFETPMPCGSSGGGGGSNSSTSRQKSDKSDNSGVDGGQHPAGTSAIKKRLFSKSLRDIENSGAALLAKSRMKPCPDVDQFLCDIKAARLTANRSPEERKLNKKQQRKLAKQKEKHLKHLGLKRNNSEEASDNDSSNTDNEFVPTTRVQVGKPSVTLRLRNAAAKEQLPTTSAAAAAGAGARAPSLKSHPPQTTAKLTRRLAVRGGAGTGQAQAVGRSAALDTEQLHSLNRSILADVPASLDDASADADAIPTTSKLALAKCLCLCQKSSQYYARNAPDSTYCCAIDNVDEQKIGCCNELPAEVHNLLRPSQRVGYMILCDEHKKRLHAHNCCAGCGIFCTQGKFVLCKQQHFFHPDCAQRFILNSPYDDQKQPGGSRSGTGSKFSSPMLVLKCPHCGLDTPERTSTVTMKCQTLPVFLATQKYKIKPAKLTTSSTLAQFAGTGQANASAKPKGRTSSTASASTSGSKANGTSRSVKGAAVGCQIQTINTINFEQLIPDSVMNVVLRGHVMSASGRVTTEFTSRDMYYAVQNDDLERVAEILAADFNVLTPIREYLNGTCLHLVAHSGTLQMAYLLLCKGASSQDFVNIVDSELRTALMCAVMNDKCDMLNLFLQCGADVAIKGPDGKTSLHIAAKLGSVEATQLIVESYKASRNITNFLSFIDAQDEGGWTAMVWAAELGHTDIVSLLLNQGADPNLCDNDNNTVLHWSTLHNNGLDTITVLLQAGADCNVQNVEGDTPLHIACRHSVTRMCIALIANGADLMVKNKAEQLPFDCIPNEESECGRTVGFNMQMRSFRPLGLRTLVVCADASNGREARPIQAVRNELTMSENEDEADTLMWPDFRYITNCIIQQNSVQIDRRVSQMRICSCLDSCSSDQCQCNGASSQNWYTAESRLTSDFNYEDPAVIFECNDVCGCNQLSCKNRVVQNGTKTPLQIVECEDPAKGWGVRALANVPKGTFVACYTGEILTAPEADRRTDDSYYFDLEHGHCIDANYYGNVTRFFNHSCDPNVLAVRVFYEHQDYRFPKIAFFACRDIDAGEEICYDYGEKFWRTEHRSALGCKCLADSCKYANQSPSTNASPTEATTAEAAAAESAEPDTV, encoded by the exons ATGACAGACGTTGTGGAGTTGCTTAATAGCATGTCCAGCACGTTCAACAGCGACTGCGCCACCACTACCGCGGAGGGGGGCACGCTGCTCAACCTGGATCTGGCCGAAGACAAGACGCTCAAGTGGCGCAATCTGGCCAACAATCAGTTTGCCTGCAAGGACAAGGATAAGAAGCAGAGCCGGGCCTGCGAAGAAGTGGGGTCGGAGGAGCAAGCCAAGCACAAAAGTGGCCCGCAGGAGGAGCTGCTGGCCAAGCAGAAGAAAGGTGCGGAGGAGGACAAGAAACCGAGCAAAGCGACGGCCACGTCGGCAGCGGAACTGGTTCCGACAGAGGACATTGAGGACAACGTCAAGGAACTGCTTGCCGATGTGGTGGACGCCGCGGCCGTGAAGCTAGAGGAAGAAGAAGCTGCTACGGCGGTTGAGGTAGAGGCGAAagctgcagcagcggcaacaccTGAAGGCCTGCCGAATGCAAATGAAGCGTCAGCAGGGGCGGATGCGCCAGCTAAAGAAGAAGAAATAAAAGTATCAGGGACGGCCGAGATAGaagcagagacagagacagaagcAGCAGACAAACAGGAAGAAGAGGAGAGACCCGCCGAAGCTGCTTCGGCAGCCGagggcgacgacgacgagcgCAATGCCGAAGTGAAATGCATTGGTAATGAAGCAGGCGGGGAGGAGGCGGCAACTGCAGAGCAGGAACCGCCCGCCAATGGCAGCGATGACAACGCCGCAGCCACAACAGAAGCGGCAACAAGCAGCGGGTTAGCCGACATCAGCCCATTTACGGTAAAAGTGGAAAGGGAGCCAGGGAACATGGCTGCGGAAGGTATCAAGACTGAGACCGTGAGGGAGAATGATCAACCTCTGCCAGTGCGGAGGGCAGGAGCGGCACCAAAGCAGAAGCAGCTGGAAGaaacagcagtagcagcagcatccTCATCTCAAGCAAAAACATCACTTACAGccgcagcaacagcatcatCTGCGACTCCACTTGTTGTCAATTCTGCCAGCCTTAGCGTTGACGTTGACTGCTGCGCTGACGCAACAGAATCGAATTTGATGAATACTGCTACTGCTggcagcaacagaagcagcGACCAGGCAGAAGCAACAGTAGAAacaccagcagccgcagcgagtgCTGATAAAAAT GAAGAAGCGTCGCCTGGCTGTACGCGGCGCTCGCGTCGTACTCCTCGACCCTCAGACAGCCACATCCCCATCTGCATCCCCAGCAACAGGAGCAGCACACCCACTCCCAGTCCTGCAAGCGCTAACGAGCCACAGGCTGCTGCTGAGATTGCACCACCCACTGATACAGAGACGGAGCCAGAAGTTGCGCAGGATGTCCAGGAAAGCCCAACTCTGGAGGAGAGCAGTGAGGTGGGCAATGCGAAGAAGGCGTCAGAGAAGCCGCCGCAACCGGAGGATGCCTCCAGCGGCGTGACCAGTGCCAGATCCCCGCCAGCACCCAAGCGGGGACGAGGTCGCGCAAAGAAGATCAAACTCGATGCAGAGTCGGATGCGGCCCCATCTAGCGAGACGCCCCCACTCATCGATGAGCCGGTCATCGAGCGGAAGCCGGGCCGCAAGCGGAGGCTGCCAGAAGAGCAGCAGGATCAATCGCATGGCGAGCTGGTGGTGGTGAAGACGGAGCATGAGGAGGCATTGGAAACGGCTGCCCCAAACGCTGATCTCAAGCGGATGCGACGCAGCGTTCGCCTGGGTAACCGGCATCCCGCGGACGGTCCCGTCTGGGAAGAGGTCAAGACAGAGGCTCTGCCTTCGATGTCCGACCTGCTACTGCCTGAGCTGGTCGGGATTTCGGGCGCCGCTGCCGTGCTGGACGAGAAGACGCCACCCAAAAAGCGCGGACGAAAGGCCAAGATACCGCCAGTGGCCAAGACGGAGGCGCACACTTCGGCATCCGTATCGGGCAGCGGCAACTCCAGCATGTCGCTTCCCGTGATAAATGGAAACAAGCGCACCCTGGCCTCAACCCATGGTGGAGGCATGGGGATGGCTCCTGCTGAGGTTCAGCTGCCGAAGCGCTCCAAGCGGCGGATCAAGCCCACGCCGAAGATTCTGGAAAATGACGAGCTGCGCTGTGAGTTCGAGACGAAGCACATCGAGCGCATGACCCATTGGGAGACAGCGGCTGATGGTGACGCTCACTTCGAAACGCCGATGCCTTGCGGAAGCAGTGGTGGCGGCGGTGGATCCAATTCCTCCACGTCGCGTCAGAAGAGTGACAAGTCGGATAATAGCGGAGTCGATGGGGGCCAGCATCCGGCCGGGACGAGTGCCATCAAAAAGCGCCTGTTCTCAAAGTCGCTGCGCGACATTGAGAACTCGGGAGCAGCCCTGCTAGCCAAAAGCCGCATGAAGCCCTGCCCGGACGTCGATCAGTTCCTCTGCGACATCAAGGCCGCTAGGTTGACAGCGAACCGCTCTCCGGAGGAACGCAAGCTGAACAAGAAACAGCAGCGCAAGCTGGCAAAGCAGAAGGAAAAGCACCTAAAACACCTCGGCCTAAAGCGCAACAACAGCGAGGAGGCCTCCGACAACGACAGCTCTAACACGGACAACGAGTTTGTGCCCACCACCCGCGTACAGGTGGGCAAACCTAGTGTCACCTTGCGTCTCCGTAATGCCGCCGCCAAGGAGCAACTGCCCACAAcctcagcagcagctgcagcgggggcaggggcaaggGCTCCTTCATTGAAATCGCATCCTCCCCAGACCACAGCGAAATTGACACGACGCCTGGCCGTTCGTGGAGGGGCTGGAACGGGACAGGCACAGGCAGTGGGAAGATCCGCAGCCCTGGACACTGAACAGCTCCACTCATTGAACAGGTCAATTTTGGCGGATGTCCCCGCATCTTTAGACGATGCTAGTGCCGACGCCGATGCCATTCCCACCACCTCCAAGCTGGCACTGGCCAAGTGCCTCTGCCTGTGCCAGAAGAGCTCTCAGTACTACGCCCGCAACGCACCGGACTCCACCTACTGCTGCGCCATCGACAACGTGGACGAGCAGAAGATTGGATGCTGCAACGAGCTCCCTGCCGAGGTGCACAACCTGCTCCGTCCCAGCCAACGGGTGGGCTACATGATTCTTTGTGACGAGCACAAGAAGCGCCTTCATGCCCACAATTGCTGCGCTGGCTGCGGCATCTTTTGCACGCAG GGAAAGTTTGTACTGTGTAAGCAGCAGCATTTCTTTCATCCTGACTGCGCCCAGCGCTTCATCCTCAACAGTCCCTACGATGACCAGAAGCAGCCGGGCGGATCAAGGTCAGGAACAGGCAGTAAGTTCAGCAGCCCCATGCTGGTACTTAAGTGCCCGCACTGCGGCTTGGACACACCCGAGCGCACCTCCACGGTGACCATGAAGTGTCAGACCCTACCCGTCTTTTTGGCCACCCAAAAATACAAGAT CAAACCGGCTAAGCTGACCACCTCTTCGACTCTGGCCCAGTTTGCGGGAACCGGCCAGGCCAACGCCAGCGCCAAGCCAAAGGGAAGGACCTCTTCCACGGCATCAGCCTCCACTTCCGGATCGAAGGCGAACGGAACATCGCGCAGCGTCAAGGGGGCTGCCGTGGGGTGCCAAATTCAAACCATCAACACCATCAATTTCGAGCAGCTGATCCCCGACTCGGTGATGAATGTGGTGCTGCGGGGACACGTGATGTCGGCCAGCGGGCGTGTAACCACGGAGTTCACCTCCCGCGACATGTACTATGCGGTGCAGAACGACGATCTGGAGCGTGTTGCCGAGATTCTAG CTGCGGACTTCAATGTGCTGACACCGATCCGGGAGTACTTGAATGGTACCTGCCTGCATCTGGTGGCCCACTCGGGTACCCTACAGATGGCCTACCTGCTGCTCTGCAAGGGGGCCAGCTCCCAGGACTTTGTCAACATCGTGGACAGCGAGCTGCGGACGGCGCTGATGTGCGCGGTGATGAACGATAAGTGCGACATGCTTAATCTGTTCCTGCAATGCGGTGCAGATGTGGCCATCAAG GGTCCCGATGGCAAGACGAGTTTACATATTGCCGCGAAGTTGGGTAGCGTGGAGGCCACGCAGCTGATCGTGGAGAGCTACAAGGCCTCGCGGAATATTACCAATTTCCTGAGCTTCATCGATGCGCAGGACGAGGGCGGCTGGACGGCCATGGTCTGGGCCGCTGAGCTCGGACACACGGACATTGTTAG CTTGCTGCTGAACCAGGGGGCGGATCCCAACCTCtgcgacaacgacaacaacacgGTACTGCACTGGTCCACGTTGCATAACAATGGCTTAGACACGATCACGGTGCTGCTGCAGGCAGGGGCCGACTGTAATGTTCAGAATGTGGAGGGCGATACACCGCT CCACATCGCCTGCCGTCATTCGGTGACCCGAATGTGCATCGCTCTCATCGCCAATGGAGCGGATTTGATGGTGAAGAACAAGGCCGAGCAGTTGCCCTTTGACTGTATACCCAACGAAGAGTCAGAGTGCGGCCGCACCGTCGGCTTCAACATGCAGATGCGCAGCTTTCGGCCCTTGGGTCTGCGCACCCTTGTCGTGTGTGCTGACGCTTCAAACGGGCGAGAAGCGCGCCCCATTCAGGCGGTGCGCAACGAGCTGACGATGTCGGAAAACGAGGATGAGGCGGACACGCTAATGTGGCCAGACTTCCGCTACATTACCAACTGCATCATCCAGCAGAACTCGGTGCAAATCGACCGTCGCGTCTCCCAGATGCGCATCTGCTCCTGCCTAGATAGCTGCAGCAGCGATCAGTGCCAGTGCAATGGAGCCTCCTCACAGAACTGGTACACGGCCGAGAGCCGCCTTACGTCCGACTTCAACTACGAGGATCCGGCGGTGATCTTCGAGTGCAACGATGTTTGCGGATGCAACCAG CTCTCGTGCAAGAATCGCGTGGTCCAGAACGGCACCAAAACGCCGCTGCAGATCGTGGAGTGCGAGGACCCAGCCAAAGGCTGGGGCGTACGTGCCCTGGCCAACGTCCCCAAGGGCACTTTCGTGGCATGCTACACGGGAGAGATTCTGACCGCCCCGGAGGCAGATCGCCGCACCGATGACAGCTACTACTTCGACCTAGAGCACGGGCACTGTATCGATGCCAACTACTACGGCAACGTGACTCGCTTCTTCAACCACTCTTGCGATCCCAATGTGCTGGCCGTGCGCGTTTTTTACGAGCACCAGGACTATCGCTTTCCCAAGATCGCCTTTTTCGCCTGCCGCGACATCGATGCCGGCGAAGAGATATG CTACGACTACGGAGAAAAGTTCTGGCGGACAGAACATCGCTCCGCACTTGGCTGCAAGTGCTTGGCGGACTCGTGCAAATATGCCAACCAATCCCCTAGCACAAATGCATCGCCCACAGAGGCGACGACTGCAGAGGCAGCTGCTGCGGAGTCGGCCGAACCGGATACGGTTTAA
- the LOC108151088 gene encoding histone-lysine N-methyltransferase EHMT2 isoform X2 → MHEEASPGCTRRSRRTPRPSDSHIPICIPSNRSSTPTPSPASANEPQAAAEIAPPTDTETEPEVAQDVQESPTLEESSEVGNAKKASEKPPQPEDASSGVTSARSPPAPKRGRGRAKKIKLDAESDAAPSSETPPLIDEPVIERKPGRKRRLPEEQQDQSHGELVVVKTEHEEALETAAPNADLKRMRRSVRLGNRHPADGPVWEEVKTEALPSMSDLLLPELVGISGAAAVLDEKTPPKKRGRKAKIPPVAKTEAHTSASVSGSGNSSMSLPVINGNKRTLASTHGGGMGMAPAEVQLPKRSKRRIKPTPKILENDELRCEFETKHIERMTHWETAADGDAHFETPMPCGSSGGGGGSNSSTSRQKSDKSDNSGVDGGQHPAGTSAIKKRLFSKSLRDIENSGAALLAKSRMKPCPDVDQFLCDIKAARLTANRSPEERKLNKKQQRKLAKQKEKHLKHLGLKRNNSEEASDNDSSNTDNEFVPTTRVQVGKPSVTLRLRNAAAKEQLPTTSAAAAAGAGARAPSLKSHPPQTTAKLTRRLAVRGGAGTGQAQAVGRSAALDTEQLHSLNRSILADVPASLDDASADADAIPTTSKLALAKCLCLCQKSSQYYARNAPDSTYCCAIDNVDEQKIGCCNELPAEVHNLLRPSQRVGYMILCDEHKKRLHAHNCCAGCGIFCTQGKFVLCKQQHFFHPDCAQRFILNSPYDDQKQPGGSRSGTGSKFSSPMLVLKCPHCGLDTPERTSTVTMKCQTLPVFLATQKYKIKPAKLTTSSTLAQFAGTGQANASAKPKGRTSSTASASTSGSKANGTSRSVKGAAVGCQIQTINTINFEQLIPDSVMNVVLRGHVMSASGRVTTEFTSRDMYYAVQNDDLERVAEILAADFNVLTPIREYLNGTCLHLVAHSGTLQMAYLLLCKGASSQDFVNIVDSELRTALMCAVMNDKCDMLNLFLQCGADVAIKGPDGKTSLHIAAKLGSVEATQLIVESYKASRNITNFLSFIDAQDEGGWTAMVWAAELGHTDIVSLLLNQGADPNLCDNDNNTVLHWSTLHNNGLDTITVLLQAGADCNVQNVEGDTPLHIACRHSVTRMCIALIANGADLMVKNKAEQLPFDCIPNEESECGRTVGFNMQMRSFRPLGLRTLVVCADASNGREARPIQAVRNELTMSENEDEADTLMWPDFRYITNCIIQQNSVQIDRRVSQMRICSCLDSCSSDQCQCNGASSQNWYTAESRLTSDFNYEDPAVIFECNDVCGCNQLSCKNRVVQNGTKTPLQIVECEDPAKGWGVRALANVPKGTFVACYTGEILTAPEADRRTDDSYYFDLEHGHCIDANYYGNVTRFFNHSCDPNVLAVRVFYEHQDYRFPKIAFFACRDIDAGEEICYDYGEKFWRTEHRSALGCKCLADSCKYANQSPSTNASPTEATTAEAAAAESAEPDTV, encoded by the exons ATGCAT GAAGAAGCGTCGCCTGGCTGTACGCGGCGCTCGCGTCGTACTCCTCGACCCTCAGACAGCCACATCCCCATCTGCATCCCCAGCAACAGGAGCAGCACACCCACTCCCAGTCCTGCAAGCGCTAACGAGCCACAGGCTGCTGCTGAGATTGCACCACCCACTGATACAGAGACGGAGCCAGAAGTTGCGCAGGATGTCCAGGAAAGCCCAACTCTGGAGGAGAGCAGTGAGGTGGGCAATGCGAAGAAGGCGTCAGAGAAGCCGCCGCAACCGGAGGATGCCTCCAGCGGCGTGACCAGTGCCAGATCCCCGCCAGCACCCAAGCGGGGACGAGGTCGCGCAAAGAAGATCAAACTCGATGCAGAGTCGGATGCGGCCCCATCTAGCGAGACGCCCCCACTCATCGATGAGCCGGTCATCGAGCGGAAGCCGGGCCGCAAGCGGAGGCTGCCAGAAGAGCAGCAGGATCAATCGCATGGCGAGCTGGTGGTGGTGAAGACGGAGCATGAGGAGGCATTGGAAACGGCTGCCCCAAACGCTGATCTCAAGCGGATGCGACGCAGCGTTCGCCTGGGTAACCGGCATCCCGCGGACGGTCCCGTCTGGGAAGAGGTCAAGACAGAGGCTCTGCCTTCGATGTCCGACCTGCTACTGCCTGAGCTGGTCGGGATTTCGGGCGCCGCTGCCGTGCTGGACGAGAAGACGCCACCCAAAAAGCGCGGACGAAAGGCCAAGATACCGCCAGTGGCCAAGACGGAGGCGCACACTTCGGCATCCGTATCGGGCAGCGGCAACTCCAGCATGTCGCTTCCCGTGATAAATGGAAACAAGCGCACCCTGGCCTCAACCCATGGTGGAGGCATGGGGATGGCTCCTGCTGAGGTTCAGCTGCCGAAGCGCTCCAAGCGGCGGATCAAGCCCACGCCGAAGATTCTGGAAAATGACGAGCTGCGCTGTGAGTTCGAGACGAAGCACATCGAGCGCATGACCCATTGGGAGACAGCGGCTGATGGTGACGCTCACTTCGAAACGCCGATGCCTTGCGGAAGCAGTGGTGGCGGCGGTGGATCCAATTCCTCCACGTCGCGTCAGAAGAGTGACAAGTCGGATAATAGCGGAGTCGATGGGGGCCAGCATCCGGCCGGGACGAGTGCCATCAAAAAGCGCCTGTTCTCAAAGTCGCTGCGCGACATTGAGAACTCGGGAGCAGCCCTGCTAGCCAAAAGCCGCATGAAGCCCTGCCCGGACGTCGATCAGTTCCTCTGCGACATCAAGGCCGCTAGGTTGACAGCGAACCGCTCTCCGGAGGAACGCAAGCTGAACAAGAAACAGCAGCGCAAGCTGGCAAAGCAGAAGGAAAAGCACCTAAAACACCTCGGCCTAAAGCGCAACAACAGCGAGGAGGCCTCCGACAACGACAGCTCTAACACGGACAACGAGTTTGTGCCCACCACCCGCGTACAGGTGGGCAAACCTAGTGTCACCTTGCGTCTCCGTAATGCCGCCGCCAAGGAGCAACTGCCCACAAcctcagcagcagctgcagcgggggcaggggcaaggGCTCCTTCATTGAAATCGCATCCTCCCCAGACCACAGCGAAATTGACACGACGCCTGGCCGTTCGTGGAGGGGCTGGAACGGGACAGGCACAGGCAGTGGGAAGATCCGCAGCCCTGGACACTGAACAGCTCCACTCATTGAACAGGTCAATTTTGGCGGATGTCCCCGCATCTTTAGACGATGCTAGTGCCGACGCCGATGCCATTCCCACCACCTCCAAGCTGGCACTGGCCAAGTGCCTCTGCCTGTGCCAGAAGAGCTCTCAGTACTACGCCCGCAACGCACCGGACTCCACCTACTGCTGCGCCATCGACAACGTGGACGAGCAGAAGATTGGATGCTGCAACGAGCTCCCTGCCGAGGTGCACAACCTGCTCCGTCCCAGCCAACGGGTGGGCTACATGATTCTTTGTGACGAGCACAAGAAGCGCCTTCATGCCCACAATTGCTGCGCTGGCTGCGGCATCTTTTGCACGCAG GGAAAGTTTGTACTGTGTAAGCAGCAGCATTTCTTTCATCCTGACTGCGCCCAGCGCTTCATCCTCAACAGTCCCTACGATGACCAGAAGCAGCCGGGCGGATCAAGGTCAGGAACAGGCAGTAAGTTCAGCAGCCCCATGCTGGTACTTAAGTGCCCGCACTGCGGCTTGGACACACCCGAGCGCACCTCCACGGTGACCATGAAGTGTCAGACCCTACCCGTCTTTTTGGCCACCCAAAAATACAAGAT CAAACCGGCTAAGCTGACCACCTCTTCGACTCTGGCCCAGTTTGCGGGAACCGGCCAGGCCAACGCCAGCGCCAAGCCAAAGGGAAGGACCTCTTCCACGGCATCAGCCTCCACTTCCGGATCGAAGGCGAACGGAACATCGCGCAGCGTCAAGGGGGCTGCCGTGGGGTGCCAAATTCAAACCATCAACACCATCAATTTCGAGCAGCTGATCCCCGACTCGGTGATGAATGTGGTGCTGCGGGGACACGTGATGTCGGCCAGCGGGCGTGTAACCACGGAGTTCACCTCCCGCGACATGTACTATGCGGTGCAGAACGACGATCTGGAGCGTGTTGCCGAGATTCTAG CTGCGGACTTCAATGTGCTGACACCGATCCGGGAGTACTTGAATGGTACCTGCCTGCATCTGGTGGCCCACTCGGGTACCCTACAGATGGCCTACCTGCTGCTCTGCAAGGGGGCCAGCTCCCAGGACTTTGTCAACATCGTGGACAGCGAGCTGCGGACGGCGCTGATGTGCGCGGTGATGAACGATAAGTGCGACATGCTTAATCTGTTCCTGCAATGCGGTGCAGATGTGGCCATCAAG GGTCCCGATGGCAAGACGAGTTTACATATTGCCGCGAAGTTGGGTAGCGTGGAGGCCACGCAGCTGATCGTGGAGAGCTACAAGGCCTCGCGGAATATTACCAATTTCCTGAGCTTCATCGATGCGCAGGACGAGGGCGGCTGGACGGCCATGGTCTGGGCCGCTGAGCTCGGACACACGGACATTGTTAG CTTGCTGCTGAACCAGGGGGCGGATCCCAACCTCtgcgacaacgacaacaacacgGTACTGCACTGGTCCACGTTGCATAACAATGGCTTAGACACGATCACGGTGCTGCTGCAGGCAGGGGCCGACTGTAATGTTCAGAATGTGGAGGGCGATACACCGCT CCACATCGCCTGCCGTCATTCGGTGACCCGAATGTGCATCGCTCTCATCGCCAATGGAGCGGATTTGATGGTGAAGAACAAGGCCGAGCAGTTGCCCTTTGACTGTATACCCAACGAAGAGTCAGAGTGCGGCCGCACCGTCGGCTTCAACATGCAGATGCGCAGCTTTCGGCCCTTGGGTCTGCGCACCCTTGTCGTGTGTGCTGACGCTTCAAACGGGCGAGAAGCGCGCCCCATTCAGGCGGTGCGCAACGAGCTGACGATGTCGGAAAACGAGGATGAGGCGGACACGCTAATGTGGCCAGACTTCCGCTACATTACCAACTGCATCATCCAGCAGAACTCGGTGCAAATCGACCGTCGCGTCTCCCAGATGCGCATCTGCTCCTGCCTAGATAGCTGCAGCAGCGATCAGTGCCAGTGCAATGGAGCCTCCTCACAGAACTGGTACACGGCCGAGAGCCGCCTTACGTCCGACTTCAACTACGAGGATCCGGCGGTGATCTTCGAGTGCAACGATGTTTGCGGATGCAACCAG CTCTCGTGCAAGAATCGCGTGGTCCAGAACGGCACCAAAACGCCGCTGCAGATCGTGGAGTGCGAGGACCCAGCCAAAGGCTGGGGCGTACGTGCCCTGGCCAACGTCCCCAAGGGCACTTTCGTGGCATGCTACACGGGAGAGATTCTGACCGCCCCGGAGGCAGATCGCCGCACCGATGACAGCTACTACTTCGACCTAGAGCACGGGCACTGTATCGATGCCAACTACTACGGCAACGTGACTCGCTTCTTCAACCACTCTTGCGATCCCAATGTGCTGGCCGTGCGCGTTTTTTACGAGCACCAGGACTATCGCTTTCCCAAGATCGCCTTTTTCGCCTGCCGCGACATCGATGCCGGCGAAGAGATATG CTACGACTACGGAGAAAAGTTCTGGCGGACAGAACATCGCTCCGCACTTGGCTGCAAGTGCTTGGCGGACTCGTGCAAATATGCCAACCAATCCCCTAGCACAAATGCATCGCCCACAGAGGCGACGACTGCAGAGGCAGCTGCTGCGGAGTCGGCCGAACCGGATACGGTTTAA